One Mycobacterium kubicae genomic window carries:
- a CDS encoding flavin monoamine oxidase family protein, with protein MSDVDYCVVGAGFAGLTAALRLKQAGRSVALLEARDRVGGRTYTLTRDDGAWIDRGGAWIGPGQDRIYALMHEFGVPEYKQHNDGDAMMIVDGKKHRYGGKLPWTMSPWAVANLGLALLAVEKMCKTIPRENPWEAADAAEWDRISLGAWIEGNVMSKPARDMLDMALGGLYTCAASEVSLLWALLQMASGGGPGFCITGKGGSQDARPVGGMGAIYRPMAAQLGAALHLQQPVRRITQDADGVTVASEGMTVRAERVIVAIPMAIAGSIDYQPLLPADRSLLHQRMPGGAVIKTSVVYDEPFWRADGLSGQSAAAGTPVTITIDACTDTADPGIMCAITEGPAARELTKLDEAARKAIVVGELVDRFGEKANAVVEYHEQNWTIERYSGGGMISHASTGVLTEYGPSLRPPCGRIHWAGTETSTTMCGWIDGAIRSGERAAAEVLAARSTAGFTQAALS; from the coding sequence GTGTCCGATGTCGATTACTGCGTGGTCGGAGCGGGATTCGCCGGCTTGACCGCCGCACTGCGTCTCAAACAAGCGGGCCGCTCGGTGGCCCTCCTCGAAGCTCGCGACAGAGTCGGCGGTCGCACGTACACCCTGACCCGCGACGACGGTGCCTGGATCGACCGTGGCGGCGCGTGGATAGGTCCCGGACAGGATCGGATCTATGCCTTGATGCACGAGTTCGGCGTGCCGGAATACAAGCAGCACAACGACGGCGACGCGATGATGATCGTGGACGGCAAGAAACATCGCTACGGCGGGAAACTGCCGTGGACGATGAGTCCATGGGCGGTCGCGAATCTGGGCCTCGCGCTGCTGGCCGTCGAGAAGATGTGCAAAACCATTCCACGCGAAAACCCCTGGGAGGCAGCCGATGCCGCCGAGTGGGACCGGATCAGTCTCGGTGCGTGGATAGAGGGCAACGTGATGTCCAAGCCGGCCCGCGACATGCTGGACATGGCGCTGGGTGGCCTGTACACCTGCGCTGCCTCCGAAGTGTCGTTGCTGTGGGCGCTTTTGCAGATGGCCTCCGGCGGAGGTCCCGGCTTCTGCATCACCGGCAAAGGCGGGTCACAGGATGCCCGCCCGGTCGGCGGCATGGGTGCGATCTACCGTCCCATGGCCGCGCAACTCGGTGCGGCACTGCATTTGCAGCAGCCGGTCCGACGCATCACGCAAGACGCTGACGGCGTCACCGTTGCGTCCGAGGGCATGACGGTGCGCGCCGAGCGGGTGATCGTGGCCATCCCGATGGCCATCGCCGGCTCCATCGACTACCAACCCTTGCTGCCGGCGGATCGGTCACTGCTGCACCAACGCATGCCCGGCGGTGCGGTGATCAAGACCTCGGTGGTCTACGACGAGCCTTTCTGGCGTGCCGACGGGCTGTCCGGTCAGTCCGCCGCGGCGGGCACGCCGGTCACCATCACGATCGACGCCTGTACCGACACCGCAGACCCCGGAATCATGTGTGCCATCACCGAAGGACCCGCCGCGCGGGAACTGACGAAACTCGACGAAGCCGCGAGAAAGGCGATCGTCGTCGGCGAACTGGTCGACCGCTTCGGGGAAAAGGCGAACGCGGTCGTGGAGTATCACGAGCAGAATTGGACCATCGAACGCTACTCAGGCGGCGGGATGATCAGTCACGCCTCGACCGGTGTGCTGACCGAGTACGGTCCGTCGCTGCGGCCGCCCTGCGGACGGATCCACTGGGCCGGCACCGAGACCTCGACCACCATGTGTGGGTGGATTGACGGGGCCATCCGCTCCGGAGAGCGGGCCGCCGCCGAAGTGCTGGCGGCCCGCTCCACCGCAGGGTTCACCCAGGCCGCGTTGAGCTAG
- a CDS encoding WXG100 family type VII secretion target: MTINYQFGDVDAHGALIRAQAANLEAEHQAIVRDVLAAGDFWGGAGSVACQEFITQLGRNFQVIYEQANSHGQKVQSAGSNMAQTDSAVGSSWA, from the coding sequence ATGACGATCAATTACCAGTTCGGTGATGTCGATGCCCATGGCGCGTTGATTCGCGCGCAGGCGGCCAATCTGGAGGCCGAGCACCAGGCCATCGTTCGCGATGTGCTGGCTGCCGGTGATTTCTGGGGTGGCGCCGGTTCGGTGGCGTGCCAGGAGTTCATCACCCAGTTGGGTCGCAACTTCCAGGTGATCTACGAGCAGGCCAACTCCCACGGCCAGAAGGTCCAGTCCGCCGGCAGCAACATGGCGCAGACCGACAGCGCCGTCGGCTCCAGCTGGGCCTAG
- a CDS encoding WXG100 family type VII secretion target — MARFMTDPHAMRAMAGRFETHAQTVEDEARRMWASSQNISGAGWSGQASATSLDTMGQMNQAFRNIVNMLHGVRDGLVRDANNYEQQEQASQQILSS, encoded by the coding sequence ATGGCACGGTTTATGACCGACCCCCACGCGATGCGCGCAATGGCGGGTCGTTTCGAGACGCACGCGCAGACCGTTGAGGATGAGGCGCGTCGGATGTGGGCGTCGTCGCAGAACATTTCGGGTGCTGGCTGGAGTGGTCAGGCCTCGGCGACGTCGTTGGACACGATGGGGCAGATGAATCAGGCGTTTCGCAACATCGTGAACATGCTGCACGGGGTGCGCGACGGACTGGTCCGGGATGCGAACAACTATGAGCAGCAAGAGCAGGCCTCTCAGCAGATCTTGAGCAGCTAG
- a CDS encoding PPE family protein gives MIMDFSWLPPEINSARIFGGAGSSPLLLAAAAWEGLAQDLQASASSFDSVITGLTGGSWTGPASTAMAATAVPYVGWLSAAASQAQSAASQARAAAMAFETALAGTVHPAAVTANRMSLVSLVATNFLGQNAPAIAANEFDYVEMWAQDVAAMVGYHSGATSVAAALTPFSAPPLSLSGLATAVSGAVSPAIQSVTSVAPALVSQVQSLASAVPVQSLASVAQVAAYPASMLISPLTSLAQTANAGTAGLANAGVAAAADVPNLVGQTAPAVNGIGGAGGLGGMSAGLGQARLVGAMSVPPTWEGSVPKGTASVAMQGLGATPTPVAPAAAPAGGMPMMPMPTGMGGAGGGMPGGMMGRGGGGSHVVQQRPSVIPRTGVG, from the coding sequence ATGATCATGGACTTCTCGTGGTTACCACCTGAGATCAACTCGGCGCGGATCTTCGGTGGCGCAGGCTCGAGTCCGTTGTTGCTGGCGGCTGCGGCGTGGGAAGGCCTGGCCCAGGACTTGCAAGCCTCGGCGTCGTCGTTCGACTCGGTGATCACGGGGCTGACCGGCGGTTCGTGGACCGGTCCGGCATCGACGGCGATGGCGGCCACCGCCGTCCCGTACGTGGGGTGGTTGAGCGCGGCGGCGAGCCAGGCGCAGTCGGCGGCCAGTCAGGCGCGAGCCGCGGCTATGGCTTTCGAAACCGCGTTGGCCGGCACGGTGCACCCCGCGGCGGTCACGGCCAACAGGATGTCGCTGGTGTCGCTCGTCGCGACCAACTTCCTGGGCCAGAACGCTCCGGCCATCGCCGCCAACGAATTCGACTACGTCGAGATGTGGGCGCAGGATGTGGCCGCGATGGTGGGCTATCACTCCGGCGCGACATCGGTTGCCGCGGCGCTGACGCCGTTCAGCGCGCCGCCGTTGAGTCTGTCGGGGTTGGCTACGGCGGTCTCCGGCGCGGTGAGCCCAGCCATTCAGAGCGTGACTTCGGTAGCTCCGGCCCTGGTATCACAGGTGCAGTCGCTGGCGTCGGCGGTGCCGGTGCAGTCGTTGGCGTCGGTCGCGCAGGTCGCGGCTTACCCGGCCAGCATGTTGATCTCGCCGTTGACCTCGTTGGCGCAGACCGCCAATGCGGGTACCGCGGGCCTGGCCAATGCGGGCGTGGCCGCCGCCGCGGACGTGCCGAACTTGGTGGGGCAGACCGCTCCTGCGGTGAACGGGATCGGCGGGGCCGGTGGCCTGGGTGGCATGTCGGCCGGACTCGGGCAGGCTCGGCTGGTGGGTGCGATGTCGGTGCCCCCTACCTGGGAGGGTTCCGTGCCCAAGGGAACGGCCAGTGTGGCCATGCAGGGACTGGGCGCCACGCCCACTCCCGTGGCACCAGCCGCGGCCCCGGCAGGCGGCATGCCAATGATGCCGATGCCGACGGGAATGGGCGGCGCCGGTGGCGGCATGCCCGGCGGAATGATGGGCCGCGGCGGTGGCGGCTCACACGTGGTGCAACAGCGGCCGAGCGTAATTCCGCGAACTGGGGTCGGTTAG
- a CDS encoding HNH endonuclease signature motif containing protein, which translates to MRSSTREEIAAAYEALREAVTGVLDLTYDVLTTPERLTYLARQEEVVRRLPAARHQLINQLAEQASEAELGGRLPKALAARLRITPGEASRRVAEAAELGERRALTGEPLAPQLTATAHGQRAGLIGEGHVRVIRDFVKHLPAHVDVETQEKAEEHLARLAGQYRPDQLAKLAERLMDCLHPDGDYTDDDRARRRGVTLGKQDVDGMSRLTGYLTPEARATLEAVLAKLAAPGMCNPDDDTPCVAVAPSEEAVRHDLRSTAQRNHDGMLAACRALLCSGDLGQHNGLPASIIVTTTLRELEAAAGKALTGGGTLLPMSDVIRLSRHAHHYLAIFDRGNALALYHTKRLASPAQRIVLYAKDRGCTAPGCDVTGYYCEVHHVIPYAQTRTTDINQLTLACGGHHPLAEQGYTTRTNTRADTEWIPPPHLDHGQPRTNTYHQLV; encoded by the coding sequence ATGCGTTCGAGTACGCGGGAGGAGATCGCCGCCGCCTATGAGGCGTTGCGCGAGGCGGTCACTGGTGTGCTCGACCTGACGTATGACGTGCTGACGACCCCGGAGCGGCTGACGTATCTGGCCCGGCAGGAAGAGGTGGTGCGCCGGTTGCCGGCCGCGCGGCATCAGTTGATCAACCAGCTCGCCGAGCAGGCCAGCGAGGCAGAACTGGGCGGCCGATTACCCAAGGCGTTGGCGGCGCGGCTACGTATTACCCCCGGAGAAGCCAGCAGACGCGTGGCCGAGGCCGCAGAACTGGGCGAACGGCGCGCCTTGACCGGTGAACCGTTGGCGCCGCAGCTGACCGCCACCGCCCACGGGCAGCGCGCCGGCCTGATTGGTGAGGGTCATGTGCGGGTGATCCGGGATTTCGTCAAGCACCTGCCCGCCCACGTGGACGTGGAGACGCAAGAGAAGGCCGAGGAACATCTGGCGCGGCTGGCCGGTCAGTACCGGCCCGACCAGTTGGCCAAACTCGCCGAACGGCTGATGGACTGCCTACATCCGGACGGCGACTACACCGACGACGACCGCGCCCGCCGGCGCGGGGTCACGCTGGGTAAGCAGGACGTCGATGGCATGTCGCGGCTGACGGGCTATTTGACCCCTGAAGCGCGCGCCACCCTAGAAGCGGTACTGGCCAAGCTGGCCGCCCCGGGCATGTGCAACCCCGACGACGACACCCCGTGTGTGGCGGTGGCGCCGTCGGAAGAGGCGGTTCGGCACGATCTGCGCTCGACGGCCCAGCGCAACCACGACGGGATGCTGGCGGCGTGTCGGGCGCTGCTGTGCAGCGGCGATCTCGGCCAGCACAACGGACTACCGGCCTCCATCATCGTCACCACCACCCTGCGCGAGTTAGAGGCAGCCGCGGGGAAAGCGTTGACCGGCGGGGGCACCCTGCTGCCCATGTCCGACGTCATCCGGCTGTCCCGCCACGCCCACCACTACCTAGCCATCTTCGACCGCGGCAACGCCCTAGCGCTGTACCACACCAAACGCCTCGCCTCCCCCGCCCAACGCATCGTGCTGTACGCCAAAGACCGCGGCTGCACCGCACCAGGCTGCGACGTCACCGGCTACTACTGCGAAGTCCACCACGTCATCCCCTACGCGCAGACCCGCACCACCGACATCAACCAACTCACCCTGGCCTGCGGCGGCCACCACCCCCTCGCCGAACAGGGCTACACCACCCGCACCAACACCCGAGCCGACACCGAATGGATCCCCCCACCACACCTGGACCACGGCCAACCCCGCACCAACACCTACCACCAACTTGTCTAA
- a CDS encoding IS110 family transposase → MIAVDPHKGSWTAAAVDAALVPLATIRVPVSRDGYRTLRRFARRWPHADWAIEGAPGLGAPLTTRLHAEGIEVLDVPAKLAARVRLLSSGHGRKNDNADALSVGIAALTSHALNSAQNTAETTALRAIVEHRDDLVKVRTQTINRLHVVLTKLVLAGAGRNLTADQAAGLLRAARPRHPASKALRNLALDLISEVRQLDRRITKATNDIDGAVTATGTNLTQLAGIGALTAGKILARVGDITRFRSAAAFASYTGTAPIEASSGDVVRHRLSRAGDRQLNYCLHVMALTQIRRPSPGKTYYLRKRSEGKSRKEAMRCLKRRLSDVVYRQLQREAPRFRADPAGHMGAAQKSRAAG, encoded by the coding sequence GTGATTGCCGTTGATCCTCACAAGGGGTCATGGACCGCTGCCGCTGTCGATGCCGCTTTGGTTCCTTTGGCCACCATTCGCGTCCCAGTTAGCCGCGATGGTTACCGGACGCTGCGGCGTTTTGCTCGTCGATGGCCCCACGCAGACTGGGCTATCGAAGGAGCCCCTGGTCTCGGGGCGCCGCTGACCACGCGGCTGCACGCAGAGGGCATCGAGGTCCTTGACGTGCCAGCCAAGCTCGCTGCACGGGTCCGGCTGCTGTCGAGCGGCCACGGCCGCAAAAATGACAATGCCGACGCACTATCAGTGGGTATCGCGGCGCTCACATCGCACGCGCTCAACAGCGCCCAGAACACCGCGGAGACCACGGCACTGCGTGCGATCGTCGAGCATCGCGATGACCTGGTCAAGGTTCGCACTCAGACCATCAACCGACTCCACGTCGTACTGACAAAGCTGGTTCTCGCCGGCGCCGGGCGCAACCTGACCGCAGACCAGGCTGCTGGACTCCTGCGCGCTGCTCGACCTCGCCACCCCGCCTCGAAAGCGTTGCGTAACCTGGCGCTCGATCTGATCAGCGAGGTGCGTCAGCTCGATCGCCGGATCACCAAAGCCACCAATGACATTGATGGCGCAGTCACCGCCACCGGCACCAACCTGACTCAACTAGCAGGCATCGGAGCCCTCACCGCAGGCAAAATCCTCGCGCGGGTTGGAGACATTACCCGTTTCCGCTCGGCGGCCGCCTTCGCCAGCTACACCGGCACCGCTCCCATCGAAGCCTCCTCCGGCGATGTGGTCCGCCACCGGCTATCCCGGGCAGGCGACCGCCAGCTCAACTACTGCCTGCACGTCATGGCGTTGACCCAGATCCGGCGCCCATCCCCAGGCAAGACCTACTACCTGCGCAAACGTTCGGAAGGAAAAAGCCGCAAAGAAGCCATGCGCTGCCTCAAACGGCGCCTATCTGACGTTGTCTACCGCCAATTACAGCGCGAAGCTCCCAGATTCAGGGCTGACCCGGCGGGACACATGGGGGCGGCTCAGAAGTCCCGCGCGGCCGGCTAA
- a CDS encoding DoxX family protein has translation MTPYDVALLILRLVLGLTLAAHGLNKFFGGGRIPGTARWFESIGMKPGKFHAAVAATTETAAGLGLAAGLLTPIPAAGFVSLMLVAAWTVHRANGFFIVKEGWEYNLVLAVTAVVVATLGPGKLSLDYLIFGRDLWLKDWEGLLLSVGLGLAGALGQLLIFYRPPAKQAS, from the coding sequence ATGACTCCGTATGACGTCGCATTGCTGATCCTGCGGCTGGTGCTGGGCCTGACACTCGCCGCGCATGGCCTCAACAAATTCTTCGGCGGCGGTCGGATACCGGGGACCGCGCGCTGGTTCGAAAGCATCGGGATGAAGCCGGGCAAGTTCCACGCCGCCGTCGCCGCGACCACCGAAACCGCTGCGGGGTTGGGGCTGGCGGCCGGGCTGCTCACCCCGATTCCGGCCGCGGGTTTCGTCTCCCTCATGCTGGTCGCCGCCTGGACCGTGCACCGCGCCAACGGATTCTTCATCGTCAAAGAGGGTTGGGAGTACAACCTCGTGCTGGCGGTGACCGCCGTCGTGGTGGCCACGCTGGGACCCGGCAAGCTCAGCCTGGATTATCTGATCTTCGGGAGAGACCTCTGGCTCAAAGACTGGGAGGGTCTGCTCCTCTCAGTGGGCCTCGGTCTGGCCGGCGCCCTGGGTCAGTTGCTCATCTTCTACCGCCCGCCCGCCAAACAAGCGAGCTAG
- a CDS encoding pyruvate, phosphate dikinase, whose amino-acid sequence MARTARGRASLPNFPHDTVVLLDGQVQLPREILGNKGHGIDMMRRHNLPVPPAFCITTDVGGRYLADPGETIDAIWNDVRDRLSWLEDQTSRTFGHGPRPLLVSVRSGATQSMPGMMDTILDLGINDAVEQALAETHPGDFARDTRQRFIRMYQRIVGGPVPAEPYDQLRSAIEAVFSSWNSPRAVAYRAHYGLDDRGGTAVVVQAMVFGNHTEKSGAGVLSSRNPISGADEPFGEWLPGGQGDDVVSGLVDVEPITALRDEQPGVYDELMDAARSLERLVGDVQEIEFTVEDGRLWLLQTRAAERSAQAAVRLALQLRREGLIDDAETLRRVSPTHVEAVLQPCLQPEKRLAAPLLARGMPACPGVATGTAYTDVDEALAAVDRGERVILVRDHTRPEDVLGMLAAQGIVTEVGGAASHAAVVSRELGRVAVVGCGHGVAADLAGKLITVDGYEGEVRQGDLTPCAWSESDTPELQELADIALRISPLRAHPDGDYPKLEDPSDAAVTAAMKAGHTDVVSAAPLISMLNALRLQSVP is encoded by the coding sequence ATGGCTCGCACCGCGCGAGGCCGCGCGTCCCTCCCAAACTTCCCGCATGACACCGTCGTGTTGCTGGACGGCCAGGTACAGCTGCCGCGCGAGATCCTCGGCAACAAGGGCCACGGCATCGACATGATGCGCAGACACAATCTGCCGGTGCCACCCGCATTTTGCATCACCACCGACGTGGGCGGCCGCTACCTCGCCGATCCCGGCGAGACGATCGACGCGATCTGGAACGACGTACGAGACCGGTTGAGCTGGCTGGAAGACCAAACATCACGCACCTTCGGTCACGGGCCCCGCCCCCTGCTCGTCAGCGTCCGTTCCGGCGCGACCCAGTCGATGCCCGGCATGATGGACACCATCCTTGACCTCGGTATCAACGACGCCGTCGAACAGGCGCTGGCCGAGACCCACCCCGGCGACTTCGCCCGGGACACCAGGCAACGGTTCATCCGCATGTACCAGCGGATCGTCGGCGGACCAGTGCCCGCTGAGCCGTACGACCAACTGCGCTCGGCGATCGAGGCGGTGTTCTCCTCGTGGAATTCGCCCCGCGCGGTCGCTTACCGCGCTCATTACGGGCTCGACGATCGGGGCGGCACGGCGGTCGTGGTGCAGGCCATGGTGTTCGGCAACCACACCGAGAAGTCCGGCGCGGGCGTGCTGTCTTCGCGCAACCCGATCTCGGGTGCTGACGAACCGTTCGGTGAGTGGCTGCCCGGAGGCCAGGGCGACGACGTGGTTTCGGGCTTGGTCGACGTGGAGCCGATCACCGCGCTGCGCGATGAGCAGCCGGGAGTCTACGACGAACTGATGGACGCCGCCCGCAGCCTCGAACGACTCGTCGGCGACGTCCAGGAGATCGAGTTCACCGTCGAAGACGGCCGACTCTGGCTGTTGCAGACCCGGGCGGCCGAGCGGTCGGCGCAAGCCGCGGTGCGCTTGGCGCTACAACTGCGCCGCGAAGGCCTGATCGACGACGCCGAAACGCTGCGCCGCGTAAGCCCAACACACGTCGAAGCCGTCCTCCAGCCCTGCTTGCAGCCCGAAAAACGTTTGGCCGCACCGTTGTTGGCCCGGGGGATGCCGGCCTGTCCCGGGGTGGCAACCGGAACCGCCTACACCGATGTCGACGAAGCGCTGGCCGCCGTTGATCGGGGAGAACGGGTCATCCTGGTGCGCGACCACACCCGACCTGAAGACGTGCTGGGCATGCTGGCCGCACAGGGCATCGTCACCGAGGTCGGCGGCGCGGCCAGCCACGCGGCGGTAGTGAGCCGGGAACTCGGGCGGGTGGCCGTGGTCGGTTGTGGGCACGGAGTTGCGGCCGACCTGGCCGGAAAGCTCATCACCGTCGACGGCTACGAAGGCGAAGTGCGCCAAGGCGATTTGACGCCGTGCGCCTGGTCGGAGAGCGACACGCCCGAACTGCAAGAACTGGCCGACATCGCATTGCGCATCAGCCCTTTGCGGGCCCACCCCGACGGCGACTACCCCAAGCTGGAAGATCCCTCCGACGCCGCGGTGACCGCGGCCATGAAGGCCGGCCACACCGACGTCGTGTCGGCCGCTCCCCTGATCAGCATGCTCAATGCGCTTCGGCTGCAATCGGTTCCGTGA
- a CDS encoding MarR family transcriptional regulator, whose translation MTELSVLQAVRLKGRVGLADLAQTLAPSGAPEAEVRQAVQELTATGLLVGDNMLRISPDGRARLNALLAAERAGIDATVMTDVYHRFSAVNQDFKALITDWQLKGGPGGQPNTHDDAEYDAAVLARLDDVHRRVLPLVASGAVELPRLGGYATKLDAALEKVNAGDLAWLTRPLIDSYHTVWFELHEELILAIGLTREEAARAGEGH comes from the coding sequence GTGACAGAGCTGAGCGTACTGCAGGCAGTTCGGCTGAAAGGCCGGGTGGGCCTCGCAGACCTGGCGCAGACGTTGGCGCCCTCCGGGGCACCGGAGGCCGAGGTACGCCAGGCGGTCCAAGAGCTCACCGCGACCGGCCTGCTGGTCGGAGACAACATGTTGCGGATCAGCCCGGACGGTCGCGCCCGGCTCAACGCATTGCTCGCAGCGGAGCGTGCGGGCATCGACGCGACCGTGATGACCGATGTCTACCACCGCTTCAGTGCAGTCAATCAGGATTTCAAGGCGCTGATCACCGACTGGCAACTCAAGGGCGGCCCGGGCGGGCAGCCCAACACCCACGACGACGCCGAGTACGACGCCGCAGTCCTGGCGCGACTGGACGACGTGCACCGGCGCGTGTTACCCCTGGTGGCGTCCGGGGCTGTCGAACTGCCGCGCCTGGGCGGATACGCGACGAAACTCGATGCGGCACTAGAGAAAGTGAACGCCGGTGATCTCGCGTGGCTCACCAGACCGTTGATCGACTCCTATCACACCGTGTGGTTCGAACTGCACGAGGAGCTGATCCTGGCGATCGGACTGACGCGTGAAGAGGCGGCGAGAGCCGGTGAGGGGCACTAA
- a CDS encoding WS/DGAT domain-containing protein → MTCGRPMAAVDAQFFWMSAKIPNDQFLLYAFDGQPSDLDAALHRTCQRAWACPELNMRVDDGCGWTYPRWVPAAAHRGQILRHELADASWQGCLAAVVTLADHQLDLREIPWQLHVFTPVYGIAGVDGPGTVAVLQLPHALGDGARASAMAAWLFGREAGVPRVRRRSGFLPTRAIAAAHAHRQLVRDIDAGVLATGVGARPLLAINSRPEGVRSVRTLVRRRSELPGPTVTVGALAAVSTALWRLLGAGAETLGAEVPMAKPGVPEAHNHFGNVAVGLYPRLNFAERVQRITADLANGRRRMAHRAARCGDRAFAAVPAPLLRWGVGKFDPGVRPTQVAGNTVVSSVNRGAADLRFDGAPVVLTAGYPALSPVMGLTHGVHGIGDTVAISVHAAASAVSDIDTYIDLLDAALNEC, encoded by the coding sequence ATGACTTGCGGGCGCCCGATGGCTGCCGTCGATGCGCAGTTCTTCTGGATGTCGGCCAAGATCCCCAACGACCAATTCCTGCTGTACGCCTTCGACGGGCAACCGTCCGACCTCGACGCGGCTCTGCACCGGACCTGCCAGCGGGCCTGGGCGTGCCCGGAACTGAATATGCGGGTCGACGACGGGTGCGGGTGGACCTATCCGCGGTGGGTGCCGGCGGCGGCGCATCGCGGGCAGATCCTTCGCCATGAGTTGGCGGACGCCAGTTGGCAGGGTTGTCTGGCGGCTGTGGTCACCCTGGCCGATCACCAGCTCGACCTCCGCGAAATCCCTTGGCAATTGCATGTATTCACTCCGGTATATGGGATTGCGGGCGTCGACGGACCGGGCACGGTGGCCGTGCTGCAACTTCCGCATGCGCTGGGTGACGGCGCGCGGGCCTCGGCCATGGCGGCTTGGCTTTTCGGTCGGGAGGCGGGTGTGCCGCGGGTGAGGCGGCGATCGGGTTTCCTGCCGACGCGTGCCATTGCCGCGGCCCATGCCCATCGGCAATTGGTCCGCGACATCGACGCCGGCGTGCTCGCGACTGGAGTGGGGGCGCGGCCGCTACTGGCGATCAATTCCCGGCCCGAAGGTGTGCGATCGGTGCGGACCCTGGTGCGGCGGCGCTCCGAGCTGCCGGGCCCAACGGTGACGGTCGGGGCCCTGGCGGCGGTGTCCACCGCGTTGTGGCGGCTGCTCGGTGCCGGCGCCGAAACGTTGGGTGCCGAGGTGCCGATGGCCAAACCTGGTGTGCCGGAAGCGCATAACCACTTCGGCAACGTCGCCGTCGGACTGTATCCACGGCTGAACTTCGCCGAAAGGGTGCAGCGCATCACCGCCGACCTTGCCAACGGGCGTCGGCGTATGGCCCATCGCGCCGCGCGCTGCGGTGATCGAGCATTCGCAGCGGTGCCCGCGCCGTTGCTGCGTTGGGGCGTGGGGAAGTTCGATCCGGGCGTCCGGCCCACGCAGGTGGCCGGTAACACCGTGGTGTCCAGTGTCAACCGCGGAGCGGCCGATCTGCGTTTCGACGGTGCGCCGGTAGTGCTGACAGCGGGCTACCCCGCGCTGTCGCCGGTGATGGGCCTGACCCACGGCGTGCATGGCATCGGCGATACCGTCGCGATCAGCGTGCACGCGGCGGCATCGGCCGTCAGCGATATCGACACCTACATCGATCTGTTGGACGCCGCGCTCAACGAATGTTAG
- a CDS encoding alpha/beta fold hydrolase, giving the protein MSQPGWIDVKGPNGDLKALTWGPADAPIALCLHGFPDTAYGWRKVAPRLVDAGWRVVAPFMRGYAPSAIPVDGSYHIGALMDDALRVRAAAGGTEQDVVIGHDWGAISGTGLAAMPDSPFARAVIMSVPPAAAFRPLGRVPDRGRLARELPRQMVRSWYISYFQLPWLPERSAAWVVPRLWRQWSPGYHADEDLRHVDAAIGTAESWRAALGPYRATIRNTRPPQQYAELHRMWTEAPKLPTLYLHGYDDGCATPAFTHWTQRVLPAGSEVAIVSQAGHFLQLEQPDRVADLVLEFIGSPG; this is encoded by the coding sequence ATGTCGCAACCAGGCTGGATCGACGTGAAGGGCCCGAACGGGGATCTGAAGGCCCTCACCTGGGGTCCCGCCGATGCGCCAATTGCGTTGTGTCTGCACGGTTTTCCCGACACCGCATATGGGTGGCGCAAGGTCGCGCCGCGGCTGGTCGACGCCGGTTGGCGGGTGGTAGCGCCGTTCATGCGCGGGTATGCGCCGTCGGCGATCCCGGTCGACGGCAGCTATCACATCGGGGCACTGATGGACGACGCCCTGCGGGTGCGCGCGGCCGCCGGAGGCACCGAGCAGGACGTGGTGATCGGTCACGACTGGGGAGCCATCTCCGGTACCGGTCTGGCGGCCATGCCGGACAGCCCGTTCGCCAGGGCGGTCATCATGTCGGTGCCACCGGCGGCGGCCTTCCGGCCGCTGGGCCGGGTGCCGGACCGGGGCCGGCTGGCCCGTGAGCTACCGCGTCAGATGGTGCGAAGCTGGTACATCAGCTACTTCCAGTTGCCTTGGCTGCCGGAGCGGTCCGCGGCGTGGGTGGTACCGCGGTTGTGGCGGCAGTGGTCGCCGGGCTATCACGCCGACGAAGATCTGCGCCACGTCGATGCGGCGATCGGCACCGCCGAGAGTTGGCGGGCGGCGTTGGGCCCGTATCGCGCGACGATCCGCAACACCCGTCCGCCGCAGCAGTACGCCGAACTGCACCGGATGTGGACCGAGGCGCCCAAGCTGCCCACCCTCTACCTGCATGGGTACGACGATGGTTGCGCCACACCGGCATTCACTCACTGGACGCAGCGGGTACTGCCCGCCGGCAGCGAGGTGGCCATAGTCTCCCAAGCCGGGCACTTCCTGCAGCTGGAACAGCCGGACCGGGTCGCCGATCTGGTGCTGGAGTTCATCGGATCGCCCGGCTAG